The DNA region TATCTAGCCATTTGCTAGAACAATAAAAATTATTTATTTAATCTCGTATGATTCTCATTAAGAAACTAAGGTGTGGATAAGGCTTAGAAAAACGTACACGATTTTTTAAAAAATTTTAGTAATTCAGCTTCAAAAGTAGAATAAGCTTCAAAAAGGATTATACTGCACGGAGAAGTAAAGCCCGTTTTCCTGCAACGTTGATTTCTTTGAGTCAATAGATACTAAAGGGATACCCCAGTCAAGACGAACGGTGAAACGATCTCCCTGTGACCAGCGTAACCCCAGACCGGCAGAAGCAAGGGTGTTGTAGTCTAGTTTATTTGTATAAGAGTTGTTCCAGACAAAACCAAAATCAACAAAAGGATTTATCTGTAATAATCCTTTGATTTTAGGGATGCTTAAAACTGGAATTTGGACTTCAGCTGATGTAAAAGCACCACTATCAGCAGGTAATAAGTCCTGCCGATACCCCCGTACACTTTCAATTCCACCAAGGCTAAACTGTTCTAAAGATGGTAGTGGTCTAGATCCAATTTGAGTATTTAGCCGGAGTAAAAGTAAGGTGTCAGGAGCTAATAAGCTTACCCACTGTGCTTGCCCTTGCCAATAAAAGAATCGACTGTCAGGGGAATCTTTATTCACAGTTGCATCGAACACACCTATGCCGAGGTTGAATTGTGATCGCACTGCAAACACTTGAGTACTGTCACGAGTAGTCCATTCTTGAAAAAACCGCAAGGCCGACACTCTAGTGTGTCCTTCTCTGTCAGAACCCAATTGAGGAAAACCGATACGTTCTCCTAGTGGAGCATAAGTAACTTCGCTTCCTCGTCGGGAAGCAGTCATCCCTAGAGCAAATTCATGATGAACAGTTTGGATTATTGGCTGGCGAAATGTTACTTCATAATATCGGAAAGCCGATTTGATATCTAAAGTATTGAAAGGACGTTCAATCACGTTGCTGTTGGCAGTACCGTAGTTAAAAGAGAGCGTCCCGTTTCGAGGGTTGAGAGGTAATGTGTAACTGGCGTTAATAAAGTTACTTGCATCAGTATTACTATAACCAACACTTAGACTATCCCCCGAAGAAAGCAAGTTAGCTTCATTTACTTGCAGTCGGCGTTGAAAACTTCCGACTGCAGGTGTTCGAGCATTGTCTAAAATTATTTGAGTGCTAAGGGTTTTCGCCTCTTCCACGTCTATGACCAAAATACTCTCACGAGGATTATTGTCACCTTGCAAATTAGCAGACAAGTTTTTAATCAGAGGATCAAGTTTTAGTAGCTGCAAGGTTTCCAATATTCTTTGTTGATTGAGAACACCATTGTTAGCGACAGTTATGCGAGAGCGGATATAGTTAGGATTTAAACGGCGAGTTCCTCGGACAGTAATACTTGTTAATTTACCTTCAACTACCTGAATTTTGATGATGCCAGATAAAATTGGTTGGGTTGGAATATAAGCGCCAGAAGTTATATAACCCTTACTCACGTACAAGTCAGTAATCTTGGAACGAGCAAGATATAGCTCTGCCAGTGAGATAGGACGATTAGTGAATTCTTCAAGAACTTTAGCTAACTCTTGTTGAGTGAAAACTGTACTACCAACAACTTCAAATTTTTCCACAATGAAAGTTTCAGTCAGATTGCTAGGAAATTGTTCAGAGGGCGTAGGAACAGGAGTCGAAGGAGCCAGTAGTTGTCGAGAAGGCTCTTGCTGTGGCTCCTGGGGTTGGAGCGGGGCAGTAGAAGGCGGCTGAATATCGCTAGGTATGATTTGTGGAATTGTTGAGGGGCGCTCTGGAACTTGTGCTTTCAATGGTTTGGAAACTACGGCATTAAGCATAAGAAACACACCCAGAACCGCAATCTTTCTAGGGAACTTATTGGTCATTCATTAAAACGCTGTTACTTTGATGCACGGTATTGCCATCAATAATCCTTAAAAAGGCTTTTGATGGTAATGTCATAAAATGTTGTTAATTGCTGTCAACTAAACGAATATTATATCAGTAAATTAAAATGCGTATAAGTTTTTTATCAGTGATTTCTAAATAGTGAGTTAAATTTTTTTTGGTTATACTTCAAAATGTCAAAATTTCTGTCTATCAACCTGATATTAATCATCAAAGCGGTGTTAATAGCGCGGCGAGCATCCTTGTTTACTTTGTAATTAAGTCATACTCGAATTCAGGAAATTGACTGTTTAAGTGTTAAAGATCAATGCTGTGTTTCTTTGAGGTTTGTAACTTTCCAGGACATTAATAGTTGACTTAGGTTCATAAGTATTGTATACAAAAAGACCATTCGAGTTTTGGGATAAGCATGGATATAGCACTGCGGGTATTTAGACATAATCAATACCTTGAGTTATTGCAAGCTAGTGATGTAGATGCAGATGATTTAACTGACTTAGTATGCCAATGCGTAGAATGTGGAAATTTTGTAGATTGGATACCACCGAATTCACCGGAGGCATTAAGAAAGAGATCAGCACACTTTCGTCATCCGCGGAATGTAGATAATAAATTGGCAATATATTGCGAAAAGCGAGTAAGTACATACAGTAGTGCCAAAGTTAAGAATTTGCAAAAAAGTATTACAGAAGCTCGTTCACGATATGTACGTAAAGAGTTTTGGAAATTGATGGCTAACTACTATTGTGAAGTACTCAATTTTCAGGTAAATGACATTCTCTTGGATGCAGATCCGAAATATCGAGAGATGGGGAGCTTATTAGCTACTAACTTTCGTGAAGAGCCAGGAAATTTCACAGATAACATTTTGTCAATCATGGATTACGTCTTTCAAGGAATGCCAGTCTGGATCACTCATCCTTATCTAGGAAACAAAAGACGAATCATGCCGAATCCAAGTATGCAAAAATATTTCATGGAACACATGACAGGGAAGTTAAACAAAAAACTACATTACTTAATTTGCTTAGATGTTTTAAAGTTTATAAAAGAGTGTAAATCTTCTTGGGAAATATGTATTCGTTTGTTTACATTGGCTGCTTTCTGTATTATAGATTACTTTCAAACAGGTATACTACTAGGTTTAGAAGCTCCAGATGGAATGGAAATACTGATATGTGAAAAAGACGAACAAGGTAACATAAATTTCAATTTTTGGGAGAATGATAAAAATAAGCTAATTATTTACCATTATGCAATTGGTCATGTTCTGGCATGGGTGGCGCTGACACCATATAATCAGACGATCCCTCAAGCTTCACCGAACTGACTCGCCCTAAAAAAATCTCGCCATGTGTACATACTTGAAATTCGTATGCCCCTTGTAACCAGAAGCCTTCGCTAGGTCTTTGAGATTTTGTACCCCGCTATACTGACGGCTATTGATAACCCATGTGGGGACACCGGGGATTTTCGCAGCGTCGCACCAGTCGGGATGAGCATTTAGACCCCGGCGATGTCTGCGACACGCCGCAAAGCGTCAACGCACTCGATTTTCACACTGTCGTTAATTATCTGGTACGCCTCTTTCCCAAACAGCAGCTTCTGCTCGTGGCAATGAGGACACCATCAGGACACGTACTCTTTCGCCCCAATATTGGCCAAATGCCTCGCCAGGGCTAGTTCAGCTTCGCCGGAAGTAGTAGTGATTGGCCAGCCAACTCCAGTCCGAGGTTGTTCGTCGGGACGGAAGAATATTTTTTGCTCTTGTTGAGACTGAGTGGTTGTAGGGGCTTGTGCAGATAGTGAACTTATGGCACCGCAGGTAATTCCCACGGCTAATAGTCCGACTGCCCACAATTGTTTAGCAAACATATTATTGAACATAATCAGGCCAGTGCCGGATCATCTCATAGACATTACCCGCATTGCAGGACTTGAAAAAAATATTGTTTTGCAAGGAACTCATTGATATTGATTGAGGTCTGAATTAAATAATGTAGCCATCGCGTGTGAAAATAGTAAGTTGACTTGAGCCATGTAGTAGTGGTGAAAGAAGACTTAGCCATTGTTTTAACTCCGACCAGAGCCGAGGGATAAAACCAACCTGCTCAAAAGTAGTCAAGGAGAAATGCATGACTGTTAGCAAAAAGCCTTACACCCAACCCTTACTCACTGTTTATGGTGAAGTCTCAGCTTTAACCCAAGGTCTTAAAGATGGTAGCGCTTTGGATAAAGATTTTCCGACAGGAACTCCTAGAGGAAAGCTGACTTTCTCTTAATCAAGGCAAGGATAACTGAGCCGAGCCACTCCATACCTTTAAGTTGTGGAGTGGCTGAATTAAAAAAAATCTCTGAGATTGTTAGGCAATTATGATGAATAGCAAGTAAAAATATTGTATTTAATATTACTGACAACAGAAATTATCTACGCATATATCCCACAATACATTAGACAGTTGCCAGCTAGAGTTACTAACCGAGCGTAGAGATATAGTTCAGATAGTGGCCTTCGACGTATGCAGGTAGTGTGGCTTCATTACGCTGAGCGTGATTTTGGTGAAGAATAACGTGGGAGAAGAGTTATATGTTCAGTAATGAAGGTTTCCGCGATGGGCTGTGGTTCATGAACCCGATGACCGCAGAAGACTTACAGCAGCAGAAATTACGTGAGTTGTTGATAGAATTGCCTAGCACGCCGGAAGAAATGTGGACGTTCCTGTCGCCGGAGAATTTGAACCGGAATCATCTACCCTTTCCAGCGTCGGACTTTAACCCTGTTCTGTCACTTCCGGAAAACAATAATCGTAGCGAAACGCTGGAACTTTTATCTAATCAAGCTTTGAGCTTTTCTTTTCTAATAGAAACTACAATTTGTAGCCAAAAACCCAAAAGTAAAGCTCCCAAAGGCTTTCAGGCACTGGTTGCTCCCAAAGTGACAGAACAGGATTAATCTTCCAGGCATTGGCGAGTGCTGTGGAGAGGAGCTAGCAGTTTTGTATTCATCAGAAGACGAAAGGCTTTTTGTACGCTCGTATAGTGGAGTTGTATCGGCGATAAAGCGCTCTGATGTCTCGCTTCGTGAGTGGTTAGGGTTGTGGTTGATTGCCCTTGTTCCTAGAAAATAGATGAAGATATGCCTCCGATTGGGGGCATTAGTTTTTTTGAGCTTGTTTCATGACAAGCTTAAGCAATTGGGTGCAACGCTAACCGGAGTGGTGGATCGGATGAAGATCGTAAGCTCGTGTATCGAGAGCGTGATCCTGGCGATCGCAGTATTGTCAGAATCTGGCTCACGGATGAAGGAAGGAATTTAATGAAAGTCTTACCATCTGTGGGCGCACAGACAATCAACAAGGCAGCTGAAGGTATATCAGAGGTGGAATCAAAAGCCGCCTTGAAGATATTGGATCAAGTGGATGAAAGCCAATTGCACTATTTACTAACTAGTATTTTACATCCTTTGAATATTGTTTTATGGCTCAGGTAGAATCATCGCCTAGCAAGCCTTTGAAGCTATTTAAGTTTAGGACAATGTATTTATTCTTACAGAAAATCTTAAGAACTATGTCTATCTACAGAGTATAGAATATCCGCTGATCCTAAGCGATATTGAGAATGTATAAATAGAAAATTTAAATAGAAAGTTTACTTTGTTTACCCCCTACTTTCCAATATTAGAGATTGTAGGGGTTTATTTAACTTTTGTTATTGAAGTACTTGAAATTAATGTTCAGCCTTTGGTCAGGTCTAAGTATTAGTCGTATGCCTTCGTAAACTTGACTATTTCTTGGATAAAAGGAAAGGCTTTTAATCCCTTTCCCTTTAACATGAACCCCAATCTCCAAGAAAACTTTTTTTGTTTGGCAAATTACTATTCGCTTTATCAAGCAAGAGTGATTTCAGCTTTTGGCTCCGAGTCGAATGGCACGCTTGGAAACGTGAAACTTGGTCTAGGCTCTTTGTTGGGAGTAGAGCGTAGAGTGTAGTGCTGTGAACTTTTCTGCTTGATTGCGATAAGCGAGAGCTTAAGCCTTGGACTTAAGAGCGGGAGGCTGTGCCAATGGAGATGAAGACAGCAAACGGCGATCGCCCTGCTTTCTGTGCTTGCCTCAACGAATAGGTAAAGGAGTAGGGGAGCAGGGGAGAGGCTTGTACAAGTTATTTCTCCTCTGCTCCTGGAGCTAACCGCTATGCAAAGTTTATGAGAGCAGAGTATTACATATAGAATTTTATTGGCTGACTTTTTCGCTATTAGGCAAAATTTGAGTCGATAATCTTCTAAATAAACAGCGTTACACAATCACTACGATACGATTGTGCAACGCCTAATTTGCAATACCTTCAGAAAAATTCTTCTTTTATTTAATCAACTTTCATCACTATGGTATTGCCATTGATATGAAGCAATCAGCGAAGGCTCAATCGCCACTGTGAGAATTCTTGCCATCTTCATGACCAATCAGGGCCATGTGTTCTCTATGTTGGCTTATGCTTGACCACCCTTACGCCCAGCTTCACGAGCTTCCTCGGAAGTGAACTCATGAGCAGTACCTTTCTCATGGGCAATTTTTCCAGCTTCACTAGCTTCTTCTGAAGTGAATTCATGAGCAGTGCCTTTTTCATGGGCAGCTTGTCCACCTTTGCTTGCGATTTCGCGCTGCTTATCTTCATCCATAGAAGCAAAGCCGCGGTTGCTAGTATCTGACATAATAGAACTCCTTGTAAATAATCAAAGGTCTGTAGCTTTTGAGCTCGTAAAAACCTCAAAAAGCTTTTGATTTGAGTTGTCTTATTGCTTAAAGTTAGCTCTGCAAATGTACTAAATTCATGGTTCTTTAGAGATAAATAGTTACACCTAAGGTGATTTCTAGGAAAGAATTTACCAATGGAGGTAAAATGTACCCTTAATGCAAAGAAAACAGGAGCAAGCATTTGGATACGTTAGCCACAGCCACCGCACCCAAATCATTAACACCATCGCAAATTGAAGACTTGCGGTTGGCAGCATCGAAAATGAATGGAGTAGAACGTCGCAGTTTTCAGGCAGAGATGGCATTGAAATATTGCCAGGGAAGCACAAGGCTTGCAGAAAAGTTATTTGGCTGGGGTAGACAGAATATAAAGGTAGGATTGGCAGAAAAACGAACAGGGATAACCTGTGTAGGATTACAGTCAACCTTTAGTGGAGCAAAGCGTTGGGAGGAGAAACAACCGGAAGTTGCATTGTCACTGCAACAGCTTGCAGAATCTTATGCTCAACAAGACCCAACATTTAAAACATCATTAGCCTATACCAGACTAACAGCAGCATCGGCGTTGAAAGAATTAAAAGAGCTTGGATTTAGCCAAGAGCAATTGCCAGGAGCCAGTACAATGGCACAAGTATTGAACCGAATGGGCTATCGTCTTCGCAAAGTCGTAAAAGCCAAACCTCAAAAAAAATTGCACAAACAGACGACATCTTCAACAACATTAAAGAATTTCAGAATCTTGCAACAAGCGAATCAGTCAAGAGACTAAGCATAGACTGTAAAGCCACCGTCAATATTGGAGATTATTCGCGTGGCGGAAAAACCAGAGGGGACAATCAAGCTAGCGACCATGATATGGGATGCAAGGAAAAATACATTCCTTGTGGAATTGTAGACGAAGACAATGGGCAACTACATATTATCTTTGGCAGTTCCTATAAAACCAGCGATTTCATTGTTGATAACCTGATTCATTGGTGGAAAACAATTACACCAGAACAAAGACGGGATAGCGAACTGATACAAATTAAAATTGATAACGGTCCCGAAAGTAGCGGAGTACGAACTCAATTCTTAAAAAGGATGGTTGAATTTGTTGATCAGATTAACAGACCGATTCAATTACTTTACTATCCCCCCTACCATAGTAAATATAATCCTATAGAGCGCTGCTGGGGCATTCTTGAACAGCATTGGAATGGAACCAAGCTTGTTGATGTTGAAACTATGCTCTCATGGGCTTCTAGCATGACTTGGAAAGGGCTACATCCAATTTTGGCTTTAAGCAACATTGTTTACCAAAAAGGGATTTCTCTGACTAAGAAAGCCATGAAGCAAGTCGAGTCGAGATTGCAGAGAAATCCACTTTTGCCCAAATGGGATATCTTGATTCGACCACTTTAGCTGGTAATTTCTTTTTCAAAAATCACCTAAGTTCTACTGAAGATATATAACTAAAGTTATCATTGCTATAAAGTTCAATCTTGAAATTCTTCTCAAAAAGACCAGTATGACTTCGTAGATTGCAAATTTTCACAGCCGAAGATAAAGAACTGTCGGCAACCATGAGATTAATATATACATCCAAGTCACTTAAAGGGTTACAGTATACTTGAATTTGTGTAAACCTAATTGAGGTAACTAGTTAAAATTATAAGCTTGTCTTTTACTTAGCTATATTCGCTTAGTCAAATTCACCACAGAAGTCATCCACCCGGATGTCGCGCCACACGTCAGACGGTTGCCAACCGGAGTTACCAACCGAGCGTAAGGGGCGATATTCGGGAAGGTAGGTGGTTATTTTTTCCCACGAATTATTGAATCAGACCCAGAATAAGTAAAGTTTGTTGTCTCGGTTTTAAACGCTCTGCTTCGCCCGCCTTAACAATGAAGCGCTCGCTGTTATTGTTGTGAAACTTGACTTTTGCCATCACATACTTTACAAGATTCCCACTTGTAACCCCTTGTAGCCAGAGTCTTTCGCTAGCTGATTGAGGTTCTGTAGTCCGCTATATGGAGTGAGAAGAGTTTAATACTTGCTGATCAGTTAATATCTTTAACAAGCCAATTTTCTAATTTTTTAAAACTATTTATTATGTAGTTGTCTGAAAATAAATAGACACAGACGCGCCAAGGTTCTAACACAGGCAGAGGGTACAGCTAATCTCCAGTCACGGTTTGGACAATAGCCGCGAGCAGGCATAAACCTGATTATTCCGTTGAGATTTTTCACGTAGTTTGCCAACCGACAATGCGATCGCTAATGGAACTTTATGAGCGTCTTGGGTATAAGATATTCAAGAGTGAGGAAATAAACCCAAATCTTTCATTCGTGTTAATGGAGAAACACAAGTAAAAGGTTCCAACAAGCGACAGAATAAATAGTTGGAAATCGCTATCTCGCTGCCAATGAACGAGTTATTCCTGTCTGCACTGTCATTCGGATTAGCTGCGGGCATCAAACCGGGGCCGCTCGGCGTCATTGTGATTCAACAAACTTTATCGAAAGGACTTCCCGCCGGAGTGCGAGCAAGCCTCGCCCCGCTGATTACCGATGGCCCAATCATCATTGCTGCGCTGTGGTTCCTTTCTGAGTTCAAGAGCATTGACCTATTTGCCGCTGCCCTAAGTTTGGTCGGCGGAGTCTATCTGCTTTGGCTGTCTGCAAAGATGCTTCGCGTCAGCGAAATTTCGTTAACTGGAAAGCTCAAGTCACAAAGTTCATTCGCTACAGCAGTGAAGGTAAACCTTCTCAACCCAGGCCCTTATCTCTTTTGGTTCACTGTCGGCGGGAGCTACATCATTCGCGGCTCTACCGCCGAGAGCCTGGTCTTCGTAGTAACAGCTATTGGAACCCTTATCGCTTCTAAGGTTGCTGTTGCCGTTCTTGCCGTACGCTTCTTCCCTTCCTTGGAGAGCCGCGGCTATCTCCTAACGATGAAGTTCCTTGCTGGCACATTGCTCTGGTTTGGCCTCGTGTCCATTGTGAGGGCGGCTGAACTTGTCCTTCACTATGCCCGCGATTTCTAACCCTTCGTTGCAGCGGCGGACAAAAAGCTACACTTTTGTCCGCCGCTGAACTCAAGCGTTAGGCAGAGAACTTTTCACTAGAAGTGAGATTTAGTGTGATTCGTTTGACAGCCCATTTTTTGTTCATAGCTTGCCTTAATAACCAAATTTAATAAATTATCTAGACTAACTGCTTGCCAGATTTAATCACAGCCTACTTGCCGTCAAACCATTTTCAGCACAGCCTCCCGCTCTTAAGTCTAAGGCTTAAACAGGAGATGCTTGTTATAAAGCGGACGAAACAGCGCCATCACTCTGTTTTTTGCACAAGGGAGGAACTTTTCTCTTAGCAAAGGTAGAAAAAGACATAAGCTCAACAATTACGTCTAATATTTTCATCTAATCTGATTCTTTTCTCCAGCTAATTACCAAGATAGGTAGAAAATTTCACAAAAATTTAGTACTTTTGTAACTTCAATAATTTTCAGGATTATAATAACTGTTCAACAAAGAGCATAACAAAATCATTTACGTCTAAATTTTTAGTTTGATATTTAAGATTTTTAAACTAATTTGAAATTATAGCCAATCATAGCTTCCCTAAAAAGCCAGCTATTAAAATAAAGGATTATTTGAGATGTTTGATGCAAATTCTGCCAAATTAGTTGAAATCCTTGACCAATTTGGGTTTACGAATGGAAGTTTTACAGATGAATTAGAACGTAGACTTTATCTGCTACCAGGATATGAAAATTATCGTTTAGGCTTTAGATGGATTAAAGATGATAATTTTTGTTCAGATGCAATTGAAGTCACTTTAAGTAAATGTTGGGGCGGATTAATCATGGTGCAGTGGCGTGTGGATTTATTTTTATTCGGGCTAGTTTTAAGGCAAGCTCAGATGTTTGCTTCTGAATTGGAATCACTTGATCAAGTGGAAAATAGTTAAGCGCAAAAAGAAGTTTATTGTTCCGGTTCCAAAAAATGTAATCGTACCCCTAAACCAGTTAACTTAGTTCAGTTTTGGGCGATAATCTATTGGGAAAGTAACTCCCAGTGATGACCTTGGAACCGAATCAGCTAGACCTCTTCTCAGATTTACCCCCAGCATCAGCACGTCGGACAGAGACGTTGGCTATGAGTGCTGATGCCCTGCTGAAGTGGAAAAGGCAAATTTCGGAGTATCAGCAGAAGGTAAGAGAGAACAAATCACCACAGCAGACGGCATTATTTGACATTGCACCTAAGCACTGCGACCCAGAACGGATTGATCCGCTCTTGCTGCAGCTTGTGCCATTATCTTTTTGGAGGATGCCATCAGACAGCCCAGGGGAAGCGTGTCTCTATTTCATCATTGACTTGGCTGCTTGTGTTGTACTGTATGTGGGTGAAACTTGCAGCAAGTTTTAAGCGCTGGAAGGGCATACACGCCTGCAAAGACTATATCGGCAGCTACCAAGATTTACACTATCGCTATGGGATTGAGACTGCGGTCGATGCGGCATTTTGGTGGGATGCTCCCGTTGACCGAGGCGCACGACAAGAGTTGGAATTGAGCTTGATTTTGAAGTGGGGCTCACCTTTCAACAAAGAGAACTGGTAACGATGGGGGCAGCCATTTGGGTAGAAAAAGTAAAGTTTAGTGTCAAAGTAAATCTCGTGTTTAAAAAGAGTGATAACTTATTAATTGAAGCTTTATAGCTTCATAGGCAGATTTAACAGCCCAAGTTCAATTAGTTAAGAGGTAAAAACGCTGTTGTATTTCAATCTG from Nostoc sp. UHCC 0302 includes:
- a CDS encoding ShlB/FhaC/HecB family hemolysin secretion/activation protein codes for the protein MLNAVVSKPLKAQVPERPSTIPQIIPSDIQPPSTAPLQPQEPQQEPSRQLLAPSTPVPTPSEQFPSNLTETFIVEKFEVVGSTVFTQQELAKVLEEFTNRPISLAELYLARSKITDLYVSKGYITSGAYIPTQPILSGIIKIQVVEGKLTSITVRGTRRLNPNYIRSRITVANNGVLNQQRILETLQLLKLDPLIKNLSANLQGDNNPRESILVIDVEEAKTLSTQIILDNARTPAVGSFQRRLQVNEANLLSSGDSLSVGYSNTDASNFINASYTLPLNPRNGTLSFNYGTANSNVIERPFNTLDIKSAFRYYEVTFRQPIIQTVHHEFALGMTASRRGSEVTYAPLGERIGFPQLGSDREGHTRVSALRFFQEWTTRDSTQVFAVRSQFNLGIGVFDATVNKDSPDSRFFYWQGQAQWVSLLAPDTLLLLRLNTQIGSRPLPSLEQFSLGGIESVRGYRQDLLPADSGAFTSAEVQIPVLSIPKIKGLLQINPFVDFGFVWNNSYTNKLDYNTLASAGLGLRWSQGDRFTVRLDWGIPLVSIDSKKSTLQENGLYFSVQYNPF
- a CDS encoding MarR family winged helix-turn-helix transcriptional regulator codes for the protein MYRERDPGDRSIVRIWLTDEGRNLMKVLPSVGAQTINKAAEGISEVESKAALKILDQVDESQLHYLLTSILHPLNIVLWLR
- a CDS encoding LysE family transporter; translation: MEIAISLPMNELFLSALSFGLAAGIKPGPLGVIVIQQTLSKGLPAGVRASLAPLITDGPIIIAALWFLSEFKSIDLFAAALSLVGGVYLLWLSAKMLRVSEISLTGKLKSQSSFATAVKVNLLNPGPYLFWFTVGGSYIIRGSTAESLVFVVTAIGTLIASKVAVAVLAVRFFPSLESRGYLLTMKFLAGTLLWFGLVSIVRAAELVLHYARDF